In one Silene latifolia isolate original U9 population chromosome 10, ASM4854445v1, whole genome shotgun sequence genomic region, the following are encoded:
- the LOC141606181 gene encoding 2-alkenal reductase (NADP(+)-dependent)-like produces the protein MFFKIEDIDVPLSYYTGILGLPGLTAYAGLYEVGLPKKGDHVFVSAASGAVGQLVGQFAKWAGCYVVGSAGSQEKVDLLKNKFGFDEAFNYKEEEDLDATLKRYFPEGIDIYFENVGGKMLDAVLPNMRLHGRIPVCGLISQYNLIEPEGVHNLFHLVSKRIRMEGFLVFDYYPHLYGKYMEMILPHIKEGTISYVEDIVEGLENAPAALIGLFSGKNIGKQLLVVARE, from the exons ATGTTTTTCAAAATCGAGGATATAGACGTTCCACTTTCCTACTACACTGGCATTCTTG GCTTGCCTGGTTTGACAGCCTATGCGGGGTTGTATGAGGTTGGATTGCCTAAAAAGGGGGATCATGTGTTTGTCTCGGCTGCATCCGGGGCAGTTGGGCAACTTGTAGGACAATTTGCCAAATGGGCTGGCTGTTACGTGGTTGGAAGCGCTGGTAGCCAAGAGAAG GTTGATCTATTAAAAAACAAATTTGGATTTGACGAGGCCTTCAACTACAAAGAAGAGGAAGATTTGGACGCAACATTAAAAAG GTATTTCCCTGAGGGTATTGACATTTATTTCGAGAATGTGGGAGGAAAGATGCTTGATGCTGTATTGCCAAATATGAGACTCCATGGCCGTATTCCTGTCTGTGGATTAATCTCACAGTATAATCTCATTGAGCCGGAGGGTGTCCACAATCTATTTCACCTGGTTTCAAAACGTATCCGTATGGAAGGATTTCTGGTTTTCGACTATTATCCTCATCTTTACGGAAAGTACATGGAAATGATCTTACCACACATTAAGGAGGGTACGATTTCATATGTGGAAGACATTGTTGAAGGTTTAGAAAACGCACCTGCGGCTTTAATCGGTCTTTTCTCCGGCAAAAACATTGGAAAGCAACTTCTTGTAGTTGCTCGTGAGTGA
- the LOC141606180 gene encoding 2-alkenal reductase (NADP(+)-dependent)-like, whose amino-acid sequence MAAEQQVKNKQVVLKNHVVGFPKESDLEIQDSTISLKLPEDSNDSSIILKNLYLSCDPYMRSRMSTHDRPTYIASFSPGSPITGYGVSEVVESSHPKFKTGDLVWGFTGWEEYSLLTSPHQSQGLFKIQHTDVPLSYYTGILGMTGMTAYAGFYEVGSPKKGENVYVSAASGAVGQLVGQFAKLAGCYVVGSAGSKEKVDLLTNKFGYDAAFNYKEEKDLDAALKRYFPEGIDIYFENVGGKMLDAVLLNMRLNGRIPVCGLISQYNLTESEGIHNLSSVVTKGLRMQGFIVTHYYHLYEKYLDLIIPHIKEGTISYVEDVAQGLESAPSALIGLFSGKNVGKQVIAVAHK is encoded by the exons ATGGCTGCAGAACAACAAGTGAAGAACAAGCAAGTAGTGTTGAAGAACCACGTTGTCGGGTTTCCGAAAGAATCCGATTTGGAGATTCAGGATTCCACAATTAGCCTCAAACTTCCTGAAGATTCGAATGACTCCAGCATCATCCTTAAGAATCTGTACTTGTCATGTGACCCTTACATGAGAAGTCGTATGAGCACGCATGATCGTCCTACTTATATCGCGTCTTTTTCCCCTGGATCG CCAATTACAGGTTATGGAGTGTCCGAAGTTGTGGAATCGAGTCATCCGAAGTTCAAGACAGGCGACCTAGTATGGGGATTTACGGGTTGGGAAGAGTACTCTCTTCTAACATCACCACATCAATCACAAGGTTTATTTAAAATCCAACATACTGACGTTCCTCTGTCTTACTACACCGGGATTCTTG GCATGACTGGTATGACAGCCTATGCGGGTTTTTATGAGGTTGGCTCGCCTAAGAAGGGAGAAAATGTATATGTCTCTGCTGCATCCGGGGCAGTTGGCCAGCTTGTTGGACAATTTGCAAAATTAGCTGGTTGTTATGTTGTTGGAAGCGCTGGTAGCAAAGAGAAG GTTGATCTATTGAcaaataaatttggatatgacGCGGCCTTCAACTACAAGGAAGAGAAAGATTTAGACGCGGCATTAAAAAG GTATTTTCCTGAGGGAATCGACATTTACTTCGAGAATGTTGGAGGAAAGATGCTTGATGCGGTTCTACTTAATATGAGACTGAATGGTCGTATTCCAGTATGTGGATTGATCTCACAATATAATCTGACGGAGTCTGAGGGTATCCACAATCTATCCAGCGTGGTCACTAAAGGACTTCGTATGCAAGGTTTTATCGTTACCCATTACTATCATCTATATGAAAAGTACCTAGACTTGATAATACCACACATCAAGGAAGGGACGATTTCATATGTTGAAGACGTTGCTCAAGGTTTAGAAAGTGCTCCTTCGGCTTTGATTGGTCTTTTCTCTGGCAAAAATGTCGGCAAACAAGTTATCGCTGTTGCTCACAAGTAA